In the genome of Vanacampus margaritifer isolate UIUO_Vmar chromosome 1, RoL_Vmar_1.0, whole genome shotgun sequence, one region contains:
- the ift43 gene encoding intraflagellar transport protein 43 homolog isoform X3, whose translation MDDGVQLGESGPLKSVAKSGRRSRLAADQSLGDARNSRKSFTSGSAGEGPPPKPPRRQGGWAEESSGFISGKSSRRAAADELEDRRLRPQTPQGSDDDGDIPVIPDLDEVQEEDLNMQVAAPPSVQVNRVMTYRDLDNDLKYYSAFQTLDGEIDLKLLTKVLAPEQEVKEEDVLWDWDHLFTEVSSELLMEWDQGENDEQAS comes from the exons ATGGACGACGGCGTGCAGCTGGGTGAAAGTGGGCCACTTAAAAGC GTGGCCAAATCTGGCCGAAGATCCCGCCTCGCAGCAGACCAATCACTTGGCGATGCCCGCAACTCCAGGAAGTCCTTCACGTCTGGTTCTGCCGGAGAA GGCCCCCCTCCCAAACCACCCAGGAGGCAAGGCGGCTGGGCAGAAGAAAGCTCCGGATTCATTTCTGGCAA ATCTTCAAGAAGAGCCGCCGCTGACGAGCTGGAAGA CCGCCGGCTGAGACCACAAACTCCCCAAGGATCAGATGATGATGGAG ataTTCCAGTCATTCCGGATTTGGATGAAGTGCAGGAAGAAGATCTCAACATGCAAGTAGCAGCTCCACCGAG CGTTCAAGTCAACCGGGTAATGACCTACAGAGACCTGGACAATGATCTGAAATATTACTCTGCATTCCAGACTCTC GATGGAGAGATCGACTTGAAGCTCCTCACAAAGGTTTTAGCACCAGAGCAGGAAGTGAAGGAG GAAGATGTGCTCTGGGACTGGGATCATCTGTTTACAGAGGTTTCCTCAGAGCTGCTCATGGAATGGGATCAAGGAGAGAATGACGAGCAGGCTTCATAA
- the ift43 gene encoding intraflagellar transport protein 43 homolog isoform X1 — MDDGVQLGESGPLKSVAKSGRRSRLAADQSLGDARNSRKSFTSGSAGEGPPPKPPRRQGGWAEESSGFISGKSSRRAAADELEDRRLRPQTPQGSDDDGDIPVIPDLDEVQEEDLNMQVAAPPSVQVNRVMTYRDLDNDLKYYSAFQTLTFRHHLPGLFLEIQVQISWVPSSGWRDRLEAPHKGFSTRAGSEGGRCALGLGSSVYRGFLRAAHGMGSRRE, encoded by the exons ATGGACGACGGCGTGCAGCTGGGTGAAAGTGGGCCACTTAAAAGC GTGGCCAAATCTGGCCGAAGATCCCGCCTCGCAGCAGACCAATCACTTGGCGATGCCCGCAACTCCAGGAAGTCCTTCACGTCTGGTTCTGCCGGAGAA GGCCCCCCTCCCAAACCACCCAGGAGGCAAGGCGGCTGGGCAGAAGAAAGCTCCGGATTCATTTCTGGCAA ATCTTCAAGAAGAGCCGCCGCTGACGAGCTGGAAGA CCGCCGGCTGAGACCACAAACTCCCCAAGGATCAGATGATGATGGAG ataTTCCAGTCATTCCGGATTTGGATGAAGTGCAGGAAGAAGATCTCAACATGCAAGTAGCAGCTCCACCGAG CGTTCAAGTCAACCGGGTAATGACCTACAGAGACCTGGACAATGATCTGAAATATTACTCTGCATTCCAGACTCTC ACTTTCAGGCACCATTTACCGGGGCTGTTTCTTGAAATTCAAGTTCAAATTTCCTGGGTTCCTTCTTCAGGATGGAGAGATCGACTTGAAGCTCCTCACAAAGGTTTTAGCACCAGAGCAGGAAGTGAAGGAG GAAGATGTGCTCTGGGACTGGGATCATCTGTTTACAGAGGTTTCCTCAGAGCTGCTCATGGAATGGGATCAAGGAGAGAATGA
- the ift43 gene encoding intraflagellar transport protein 43 homolog isoform X2: MVETLKRNTLEVAKSGRRSRLAADQSLGDARNSRKSFTSGSAGEGPPPKPPRRQGGWAEESSGFISGKSSRRAAADELEDRRLRPQTPQGSDDDGDIPVIPDLDEVQEEDLNMQVAAPPSVQVNRVMTYRDLDNDLKYYSAFQTLTFRHHLPGLFLEIQVQISWVPSSGWRDRLEAPHKGFSTRAGSEGGRCALGLGSSVYRGFLRAAHGMGSRRE; encoded by the exons GTGGCCAAATCTGGCCGAAGATCCCGCCTCGCAGCAGACCAATCACTTGGCGATGCCCGCAACTCCAGGAAGTCCTTCACGTCTGGTTCTGCCGGAGAA GGCCCCCCTCCCAAACCACCCAGGAGGCAAGGCGGCTGGGCAGAAGAAAGCTCCGGATTCATTTCTGGCAA ATCTTCAAGAAGAGCCGCCGCTGACGAGCTGGAAGA CCGCCGGCTGAGACCACAAACTCCCCAAGGATCAGATGATGATGGAG ataTTCCAGTCATTCCGGATTTGGATGAAGTGCAGGAAGAAGATCTCAACATGCAAGTAGCAGCTCCACCGAG CGTTCAAGTCAACCGGGTAATGACCTACAGAGACCTGGACAATGATCTGAAATATTACTCTGCATTCCAGACTCTC ACTTTCAGGCACCATTTACCGGGGCTGTTTCTTGAAATTCAAGTTCAAATTTCCTGGGTTCCTTCTTCAGGATGGAGAGATCGACTTGAAGCTCCTCACAAAGGTTTTAGCACCAGAGCAGGAAGTGAAGGAG GAAGATGTGCTCTGGGACTGGGATCATCTGTTTACAGAGGTTTCCTCAGAGCTGCTCATGGAATGGGATCAAGGAGAGAATGA